From the Gemmatimonadales bacterium genome, the window CGTGGCCCTGGTGGATCGGGGGCATCGGGTTCATGGTGGCGGAGCTCGTGATCCGCTGCGCGATGCGCCTGCGAGGGGACGCGAGCGTGTACGGCGGGCGCGGCTAGAGGCGGAGTCGCATGGCGGGCCGCAGCCGACGGCGCGATCCGGTTACATTCCGAGATCGTCAACAACCTCTACCTCCCGGAGACGCATGAGCCCTGTGACTGAGCTGCTACTGGGGCGGGCCCTGCAGGTCTCGCTCACCGTGAAGGATCTGCAGAAGAGCGTCACGTGGTACGTGGATGTCGTCGGCTTCAAGACGGACCGGCGGATCGAGCGTGACGGACAGCTGCGCGGCATGGCGCTGTCAGCCGGCGACGTGCGGATCATCCTGAATCAGGATGACGGCGCCAAGGGGTGGGAGCGCACCAAGGGCGAGGGCTTCTCCCTCCAGCTCAGCACGACCCAGGACCCCGATGCGATCGCGCGATGGATCAAGGAGCGGGGCGGCGCCCTCGAGATGGAGCCCAAGGACATGCCCTGGGGTGCTCGGGTCTTCCGACTGCGCGACCCGGATGGTTATCGGTGGGCGATCTCGGCGAGTCGCTAGGCGGATCCCAGGGCGGCCATGACCCGCAGGCGTGGCTTCGCGCTCGGCATCGGAATCACCTTGCTGGCGTCCTACGCCGTGGCGGCGGTCGGGTTCTTCGAGTTTGCCCCGCCGCTGCTTCGTGCGAGCAGCCGTCCCCCGTCTCTGGAGGGGGCAGGGACGGGTCGCGGCTTTGCCGTGGCCATGTTCTCGGCGGCCGGAGCGGCTGTGGTCATCGCGGGCCTGCAAGTCGCCTTCATGGTGCACGCGTGTCGCATCCCGCTGCGCTCGCGACGGGCGCGTGCCCTGTGGCTGGCGGCGCTGTTTCTTGGCAGCGTCGTGGTGATGCCGTTCTTCTGGTACCTGCACGTGTGGCGGCCGGCGGTGCCGGCCGCGGATGTCGCGCCGACGGATGAACGACCACTCGCGGCCGAGGAATCGGTCAGGGTAGCGCTGCAGACGTCACGAGCCGAAGAGAGTCATGCGGTACCGGAGAATCCTGGTCGCCACGCTGGTTCTCGCAGCCTGTAGCAAGGCGGCCGCGGCCCTGCCGAGGCGCGAGTCGTCGGGCGGGCCGCCACGCAACTGGGCATGCTGGGCATGCTGTGCTCCATGGTGGCCCTCGCGGTGCCGTTCGCGATGATCCATCCCGCTGGCGCCGGGATCGGCGCCGGCGCGGAGTTCGGTCTCCTCATGCGACGAGGTGGCAATGCGCAAGGGCGTGATGTTCGCGTTCGCTCTCATGGGTGCGCCGGCTGGGCTGTCCGGGCAGGCGCTGCATCCCGACTCGCTCTTCCCGCGCCTCATTGGGCAGTGGGTGCTCCGGGGCACGATCGCCCGGCAGCAGACGGTCCACGACGTGACCTTCGAGTGGCTGCTGGGCCGCGAGTACGTGCAGATGCACGAGATATCACGCGAGCGAGGGGCGAACGGCACGCCGGCGTACGAGGCGGTGGTGCTGTTCGGTCGTGATCCCCGGACCGGGGCCTATGCCTGCATGTGGCTGGACAACACGGCCGCGGCGGCCTTCGATCCCCAGGGCGTCGGCCGCGGATCCGTGGCCGGCGACTCGGTGCCCTTCCTGTTCCACTACACGGCGACCGACAGCTTTCACACCACGTTCGTCTATGATCGCGCGACGGACTCGTGGCAG encodes:
- a CDS encoding VOC family protein, whose translation is MSPVTELLLGRALQVSLTVKDLQKSVTWYVDVVGFKTDRRIERDGQLRGMALSAGDVRIILNQDDGAKGWERTKGEGFSLQLSTTQDPDAIARWIKERGGALEMEPKDMPWGARVFRLRDPDGYRWAISASR